Proteins found in one Corynebacterium zhongnanshanii genomic segment:
- the mraZ gene encoding division/cell wall cluster transcriptional repressor MraZ, with translation MFFGTFTPKLDDKGRLTLPAKFREELSDGLMVVKGQDRSLAVYPREQFLRRAKKASAASRTNPRARAFVRNLAASADEQTLDSQGRISVSIPHRAYAGLEKDCVVIGNVDFVEIWDSNAWAEYSEAHEEDFSAGDDESFAEFL, from the coding sequence GTGTTCTTCGGTACTTTCACGCCCAAGTTGGATGACAAAGGCAGGCTGACGCTTCCGGCGAAGTTCCGCGAAGAACTCTCCGACGGGCTCATGGTGGTGAAGGGGCAAGACCGTTCACTGGCTGTGTACCCCAGGGAGCAATTCCTCCGCCGTGCGAAAAAGGCCTCGGCGGCCTCCCGCACCAATCCGCGTGCTCGAGCCTTCGTGCGCAACTTGGCGGCGAGTGCCGATGAGCAGACCTTGGACTCTCAGGGGAGGATCTCAGTCTCCATTCCTCATCGGGCTTACGCCGGGTTGGAAAAGGACTGCGTGGTCATCGGCAACGTGGACTTCGTTGAAATCTGGGATAGCAACGCCTGGGCTGAGTACAGCGAGGCCCATGAAGAGGATTTCTCCGCAGGAGATGACGAATCCTTTGCCGAGTTCCTCTAA
- a CDS encoding UDP-N-acetylmuramoyl-L-alanyl-D-glutamate--2,6-diaminopimelate ligase, which produces MAIPQGTPTSLADIASLTGGHVAPEHADVTVTSAAIGSSDVQPGGLFFAVPGTRVHGATYAASSSAAAVVTDAAGQSILDEQAPDLPRVIVEDVRSCMGDVAAEIYDHPSRELTIIGITGTSGKTTTSYLIERALMTEFHVGLIGTTGTRINGNPVPTKLTTPEAPTMQALLARMRDEGVTHVVMEVSSHALELGRVKGIGFDVAAFTNLSQDHLDFHPTMDAYFRAKTLLFTRVQDGTTPRAVICVDDSWGEQMAGVAAQAGCDVTLISTAAEGEAARSAADFYSGGDSWSLRSVSVALTGRQDVSVDVGGEVLDYSISLAGNFNVANSVLAIACATAAGLAPATAAQALKTVQVPGRMQAVDAGQDFLAMVDYAHKPGAVAAVVNTLADYLPQSHGRIGVVLGAGGNRDHDKRPKMGYEAARIAHAVFVTDDNPRDEDPAMIRAAVEEGARDAVAASGREVTVRNIADRREAIREAVAWAQPGDAVVIAGKGHETGQEIAGVVYEFNDVAELTAALEQRQDIKGHNAK; this is translated from the coding sequence ATGGCCATCCCTCAAGGAACCCCAACCAGCTTGGCGGACATCGCGAGCCTCACCGGCGGACACGTGGCACCAGAGCATGCCGACGTGACGGTGACCTCCGCCGCCATCGGCTCGTCCGATGTTCAGCCTGGTGGATTGTTTTTCGCCGTTCCGGGGACGCGCGTGCATGGCGCGACCTATGCCGCGTCCAGCTCTGCCGCCGCAGTGGTGACGGACGCCGCGGGGCAGTCCATTCTGGACGAGCAGGCCCCTGATCTACCGCGCGTGATTGTCGAGGATGTGCGCAGTTGCATGGGGGATGTGGCCGCGGAGATCTACGATCACCCATCCCGTGAGCTGACGATCATCGGCATCACGGGCACCTCGGGTAAGACCACCACCAGTTACTTGATCGAGCGCGCCCTGATGACCGAGTTCCACGTGGGCCTGATCGGCACCACGGGTACCCGGATCAACGGCAACCCCGTGCCCACGAAGCTCACCACCCCGGAGGCGCCGACGATGCAGGCGCTGCTCGCCCGGATGCGCGACGAGGGGGTGACCCACGTGGTGATGGAGGTGTCCTCCCACGCCCTGGAGTTGGGTCGCGTGAAGGGCATCGGCTTCGACGTCGCCGCTTTTACGAACTTGAGCCAGGATCACCTGGATTTCCATCCCACAATGGACGCATACTTCCGTGCGAAGACGTTGCTGTTTACCCGCGTTCAAGATGGGACGACGCCCCGCGCCGTGATCTGTGTGGACGATTCCTGGGGGGAGCAGATGGCGGGGGTCGCCGCCCAAGCTGGGTGTGATGTGACCCTGATTTCCACTGCGGCTGAGGGCGAGGCAGCTCGCTCCGCCGCCGATTTCTACAGCGGTGGTGACAGCTGGTCGCTGCGTTCGGTGTCGGTCGCCCTGACGGGACGCCAGGACGTGAGCGTGGATGTCGGGGGAGAGGTCCTGGACTACAGCATCAGCCTGGCCGGGAACTTCAATGTTGCCAATAGCGTGCTGGCTATTGCGTGTGCCACGGCGGCGGGCCTGGCGCCCGCCACCGCGGCACAGGCGCTGAAGACCGTGCAGGTTCCCGGCAGGATGCAGGCCGTGGATGCCGGTCAGGACTTCCTGGCGATGGTGGATTACGCCCACAAGCCCGGTGCAGTTGCTGCCGTGGTGAACACCTTGGCGGATTATCTACCCCAGTCACACGGACGCATCGGTGTGGTGCTCGGCGCCGGCGGCAATAGGGATCACGACAAGCGGCCAAAGATGGGCTACGAAGCTGCGCGCATCGCCCACGCTGTCTTCGTCACCGATGACAACCCACGCGACGAGGATCCTGCGATGATTCGCGCCGCAGTGGAGGAGGGCGCGCGCGATGCCGTGGCCGCCAGTGGCCGGGAGGTGACCGTGCGGAACATCGCCGACCGTAGGGAGGCCATACGGGAGGCGGTCGCCTGGGCTCAGCCGGGTGATGCCGTTGTCATTGCCGGTAAGGGGCATGAGACTGGTCAGGAGATCGCCGGCGTCGTTTATGAATTTAATGACGTGGCCGAACTCACCGCGGCGCTGGAACAACGACAAGATATTAAGGGACACAACGCGAAATGA
- the rsmH gene encoding 16S rRNA (cytosine(1402)-N(4))-methyltransferase RsmH yields the protein MAPQRQDPHHGHVPVMRDRMVELVGHGVRAASAPESPVIIDGTLGSGGHSEAFLTAFPDAIVVGLDRDPHALAEARERLEPFGDRFCSYHTRFDNVSEALHGLVDAGQLSEQVLHTGVSGFLYDLGVSSMQLDQAPRGFSYSVDSPLDMRMDPQISLTAAEILNTYSHGDLARILKTYGDERFAGKIASAVLREREKEPFTHSGRLVELLYATIPAASRRSGGHPAKRTFQALRIEVNAELEAIEHAIPNATGWLHTGGVGVFMSYQSLEDKLVKKGLKDLTTSRSPAGLPMELPGTEAPFEFLTRGAEKASEEEIVRNSRAAPVRVRAVRRISDGGHTTFPIDDSNAHT from the coding sequence ATGGCCCCACAGCGCCAAGACCCGCACCACGGGCATGTTCCCGTGATGCGCGATCGCATGGTCGAGCTGGTGGGCCACGGTGTGCGCGCAGCGTCTGCTCCAGAATCCCCCGTCATTATCGACGGCACCCTCGGATCCGGCGGTCACTCTGAAGCATTCCTGACAGCGTTTCCTGACGCGATCGTGGTGGGCTTGGACCGAGATCCACACGCCCTGGCGGAAGCGAGGGAACGCCTCGAGCCTTTTGGCGACAGGTTCTGCAGCTACCACACACGCTTCGACAACGTCAGCGAAGCGTTGCATGGGCTCGTGGACGCGGGGCAACTGAGTGAGCAGGTACTACACACCGGAGTCTCCGGCTTCCTCTACGACCTCGGAGTGTCCTCCATGCAGTTGGACCAGGCTCCCCGTGGGTTTTCCTACAGCGTGGATTCCCCTCTGGACATGCGCATGGACCCGCAGATCAGCCTGACCGCAGCGGAGATTCTGAACACCTACTCCCATGGCGATCTGGCTCGCATCCTCAAAACCTACGGTGATGAGAGGTTCGCCGGGAAGATCGCCTCTGCGGTCCTGCGCGAACGGGAGAAGGAACCCTTCACCCATTCGGGCCGGCTCGTCGAGCTGCTCTATGCCACCATTCCCGCCGCATCCCGACGCAGCGGGGGACACCCCGCCAAGCGCACATTTCAGGCGCTGCGCATCGAAGTGAACGCGGAGCTGGAAGCCATCGAACACGCCATCCCCAACGCCACCGGGTGGTTGCACACCGGCGGCGTGGGCGTGTTCATGAGTTACCAATCGCTCGAGGACAAGCTGGTCAAAAAGGGACTCAAGGATCTCACTACCTCGCGATCTCCTGCAGGCCTTCCCATGGAGCTTCCAGGAACTGAGGCGCCGTTCGAGTTCCTCACCCGAGGGGCCGAAAAAGCCTCCGAGGAGGAAATCGTCCGGAACTCTCGTGCCGCCCCGGTACGCGTGCGCGCCGTGAGGCGCATCAGCGACGGAGGGCACACAACATTTCCCATCGACGACAGCAACGCACACACGTAA
- a CDS encoding UDP-N-acetylmuramoyl-tripeptide--D-alanyl-D-alanine ligase — protein sequence MIELTIGEIADITGASPIGGVDLQQPVQGPVEFDSRKVSQGSIFMALPGASVDGHDFVPKALESGAALALVGRAVDAPALVAKPVALSDEASNASAFEYDSEGHGAAVIAAIDALARYNTDHLKDKGMSVVAVTGSAGKTSTKDFLGSVLELAGDIVAPPGSFNNEIGLPYTALRATESTRFLVLEMSARGVGHIKHLTQVTPPNIGVVLNVGTAHLGEFGSREAIAQAKGELVEALPETGVAILNADDPKVLAMQERTTARVVTFSAEGRTDATYYAANVVLDDMTRPSFSLHHPDGVVDITLSVHGEHQVSNALAAIAVGMEAGLSAEDVARAVSGHTATSERRMDVKTRARDRVTVINDSYNANPESMRAGLHALAFTTSHRDNGHSWAVLGQMGELGDEATEEHEALGRAVAEFGIQNLVVVGTGVNQLALAEAADAAGVKTTTVESTDAAINYVDLEVQEDDVVLVKASYSDALWEVADGLLMGETIMDPGKDK from the coding sequence ATGATTGAGCTCACGATCGGCGAGATCGCCGACATCACCGGCGCGTCACCCATCGGTGGCGTGGATCTACAGCAGCCCGTTCAGGGGCCTGTCGAATTCGATTCGCGCAAGGTGTCCCAGGGAAGCATCTTCATGGCGCTGCCGGGCGCCAGCGTGGACGGCCACGACTTTGTGCCGAAAGCCCTGGAGTCCGGAGCGGCTCTGGCGCTGGTGGGTCGTGCTGTGGACGCTCCGGCGCTGGTAGCCAAGCCCGTCGCCCTGAGTGACGAGGCATCGAACGCCTCGGCGTTTGAATATGACTCTGAAGGCCACGGCGCCGCCGTCATTGCTGCGATCGACGCCCTGGCGCGCTACAACACGGACCACTTGAAGGACAAGGGCATGTCCGTGGTGGCGGTTACCGGCTCTGCGGGCAAGACCTCCACGAAGGATTTTCTGGGGTCGGTTCTGGAGCTGGCCGGCGACATTGTGGCCCCTCCGGGCAGCTTCAACAATGAGATCGGCTTGCCCTACACCGCGCTGCGGGCCACGGAGTCCACGCGCTTTTTGGTGCTGGAGATGAGCGCCCGCGGGGTGGGGCACATCAAGCATCTGACGCAGGTCACCCCGCCCAATATCGGCGTGGTGCTGAATGTGGGCACCGCGCACCTGGGTGAGTTCGGCTCGCGCGAGGCGATCGCGCAGGCCAAGGGCGAATTGGTGGAAGCTCTGCCGGAAACCGGTGTGGCGATCCTCAATGCGGATGATCCGAAGGTGCTGGCCATGCAGGAGCGCACCACGGCTCGCGTGGTGACGTTTTCCGCCGAGGGACGTACCGACGCCACCTACTACGCCGCGAACGTGGTCCTGGATGACATGACTCGCCCGTCCTTTAGCCTCCACCACCCGGACGGGGTTGTGGACATTACGCTGTCCGTGCACGGAGAACACCAGGTCTCCAACGCCCTGGCCGCGATTGCCGTGGGCATGGAAGCCGGGTTGTCCGCCGAGGATGTGGCGCGCGCGGTGTCCGGGCATACGGCCACGAGCGAGCGTCGGATGGATGTGAAGACGCGCGCACGCGACCGCGTGACCGTGATTAATGACTCCTACAACGCCAACCCGGAATCGATGCGCGCTGGGCTGCATGCCTTGGCATTCACCACGTCCCACCGTGACAACGGCCATAGCTGGGCCGTGCTGGGCCAGATGGGTGAGCTGGGCGATGAAGCCACGGAAGAGCACGAAGCGTTGGGCCGTGCGGTGGCCGAGTTCGGAATCCAGAACCTGGTTGTGGTGGGCACGGGAGTCAACCAACTGGCTCTGGCCGAGGCCGCCGATGCCGCTGGTGTGAAGACCACGACCGTTGAAAGCACTGACGCGGCGATCAACTATGTGGACCTCGAAGTGCAGGAAGACGACGTGGTGTTGGTGAAGGCTAGTTACTCCGATGCCCTGTGGGAAGTCGCGGATGGTTTGCTGATGGGCGAAACCATTATGGACCCTGGAAAAGATAAGTAA
- the murD gene encoding UDP-N-acetylmuramoyl-L-alanine--D-glutamate ligase, whose protein sequence is MSTPNTLTPTQAVQIMRSRPILIAGAGVAGRGVISMLCALTGVENAAENSNIAIADDHSDLATLSVSDAVNLLKNTDAGLTPELVITSPGWSPNSPLLQAAKQAGIPVIGDIEAAWLADQAGAFGRPRTWLAVTGTNGKTTTTAMLASMLVADGRGAVAVGNIGVSPAVALTAEQRGEMRAEVLVAEVSSFQLHWAPTFTPTVGCVLNLAEDHLDWHGSFENYAADKAAVLRAEHPVIAVDDAVVRGLPRSESAPAAYTLQDPSELSGEEFVRRVGVHEGQILELLTTPQGVSSTVLAPAEGISPPGPAGVADAAAAAAMARSVGVSAQAIASALGTFTVQAHRGQVVFEGDGVTWIDNSKATNPHAAEAALRGQENVIWVAGGQLKGASVSDLITSIAPSLKAAVVLGVDRKDIVAELARQVPEVTCVSVDSTDPLVAMQEVVRVARGLAAPGDRVILAPAAASLDMYTGMSQRGDLFAEYVSQSSVEEGES, encoded by the coding sequence ATGAGTACACCCAATACGCTGACTCCCACGCAGGCGGTGCAGATCATGCGCTCTCGCCCCATTCTTATTGCCGGGGCGGGAGTCGCTGGTCGCGGGGTGATCTCTATGCTGTGCGCGCTCACCGGGGTGGAGAATGCTGCGGAGAATAGCAATATCGCCATTGCCGATGATCATTCTGACCTGGCCACGTTGTCTGTTTCTGATGCCGTGAATCTTCTGAAAAATACCGACGCCGGCCTCACTCCAGAATTGGTCATCACCTCTCCCGGATGGTCCCCGAACTCGCCGCTACTTCAGGCTGCGAAGCAGGCGGGAATCCCCGTGATCGGGGATATTGAGGCTGCGTGGCTCGCGGACCAGGCAGGAGCTTTCGGGCGGCCGCGGACGTGGTTGGCGGTGACGGGCACGAATGGGAAGACCACCACGACGGCCATGCTGGCGTCGATGTTGGTGGCAGATGGTCGCGGTGCGGTGGCGGTGGGCAATATCGGTGTGTCGCCGGCGGTGGCCTTGACCGCGGAACAGCGCGGGGAGATGCGCGCGGAGGTGCTGGTGGCGGAGGTCTCCAGTTTCCAGTTGCACTGGGCGCCCACGTTCACGCCCACGGTGGGGTGCGTGCTGAATCTGGCGGAGGATCACCTGGACTGGCACGGCTCCTTTGAGAACTATGCGGCAGACAAGGCTGCAGTCTTGCGTGCGGAGCATCCGGTGATTGCCGTGGACGACGCGGTGGTGCGCGGCCTGCCGCGTTCCGAATCGGCACCGGCGGCCTACACTCTGCAGGATCCGTCCGAGCTGTCCGGAGAGGAGTTCGTCCGACGTGTGGGCGTGCACGAGGGACAGATTCTTGAGCTGCTGACCACACCGCAAGGGGTGAGCAGCACGGTTCTGGCACCGGCTGAGGGGATCAGCCCTCCGGGACCTGCGGGTGTGGCGGATGCTGCGGCGGCCGCGGCGATGGCGCGCAGCGTCGGTGTGTCTGCACAGGCTATTGCGTCTGCGTTGGGCACGTTCACCGTCCAGGCCCACCGCGGGCAAGTGGTGTTCGAGGGTGACGGGGTGACGTGGATTGATAATTCGAAGGCCACGAATCCTCATGCTGCGGAGGCTGCGCTGCGCGGACAGGAGAATGTGATTTGGGTGGCTGGCGGCCAGTTGAAGGGAGCCAGCGTATCTGACTTGATTACCTCGATTGCCCCGTCGCTGAAGGCTGCCGTTGTCCTGGGCGTGGACCGCAAGGACATCGTTGCGGAGCTGGCGCGGCAAGTGCCGGAGGTGACGTGTGTGTCCGTGGATTCTACGGATCCGCTCGTCGCGATGCAGGAAGTGGTGCGTGTTGCCCGCGGATTGGCGGCCCCTGGGGACCGCGTGATTCTGGCGCCGGCCGCCGCGTCCTTGGACATGTACACCGGCATGAGCCAGCGCGGTGATCTCTTCGCCGAGTACGTCTCCCAGAGCTCAGTGGAGGAAGGGGAGAGCTGA
- the mraY gene encoding phospho-N-acetylmuramoyl-pentapeptide-transferase translates to MMQIFISGAIAFLVTVFFTPFLIKKFSAEGLGQEIREEGPKSHFKKRGTPTMGGIAILAGITIGYLMAVAYGYVSVGSGPGVSGWLVLGLTLALGAVGFADDYIKLVMGRNLGLNAKAKLVCQLVIAVVFGFLILQFPNARGITPGSTHLSFLRDIKVFDIAVGGAVIGTILFLIFIYIVISAWSNGVNLTDGLDGLAGGVTAMVMGTYVLITFWQFRNSCSNGATAGCYSVRDPLDLAILASAGLGACLGFLWWNAAPAKIFMGDTGSLALGGLVAGLSITSQTELLMIIVGVIFVAEAASVVIQVVSFKSTGKRVFRMAPLHHHFENGGWAETTVVIRFWLVAGLAAMSGFALFYSEWLSSVHF, encoded by the coding sequence ATGATGCAGATTTTTATCTCGGGAGCTATTGCGTTCCTGGTGACCGTGTTCTTCACACCTTTTCTGATTAAGAAGTTCTCCGCCGAGGGGCTCGGTCAAGAGATTCGTGAAGAAGGGCCGAAGTCTCACTTTAAGAAGCGTGGCACGCCCACCATGGGTGGTATCGCCATTTTGGCGGGTATCACCATCGGCTATCTGATGGCCGTGGCGTATGGCTACGTGTCCGTGGGCTCGGGCCCCGGAGTATCGGGCTGGCTGGTTCTGGGGCTGACTTTAGCGCTGGGTGCCGTGGGCTTTGCCGATGACTATATCAAGTTGGTGATGGGTCGAAACCTGGGGCTGAATGCCAAGGCAAAACTGGTCTGCCAATTGGTGATTGCCGTTGTGTTTGGTTTCCTGATTCTGCAGTTCCCCAATGCGCGCGGCATTACCCCTGGGTCCACGCACTTGTCTTTCCTGCGCGACATCAAGGTATTTGATATCGCGGTAGGCGGAGCTGTTATCGGAACGATTTTGTTCCTGATCTTCATCTACATTGTGATTTCCGCTTGGTCCAATGGCGTAAACCTCACCGATGGCTTGGACGGCCTAGCCGGTGGCGTGACCGCGATGGTCATGGGAACGTACGTGCTGATCACGTTCTGGCAGTTCCGGAACTCCTGCTCCAATGGTGCGACGGCTGGATGCTATTCGGTGCGCGATCCGCTCGATTTGGCCATCCTCGCGTCGGCTGGCCTGGGCGCATGTTTGGGCTTCTTGTGGTGGAATGCCGCTCCCGCGAAGATTTTCATGGGTGATACCGGATCCCTGGCCCTGGGTGGTTTAGTGGCAGGATTGTCCATTACCTCCCAGACGGAATTGCTGATGATTATCGTCGGTGTGATTTTCGTGGCCGAGGCCGCCTCTGTGGTGATTCAGGTTGTGTCCTTTAAATCCACCGGAAAGCGAGTATTCCGCATGGCGCCACTTCACCACCACTTCGAAAATGGCGGCTGGGCGGAAACCACCGTAGTTATTCGTTTCTGGTTGGTTGCTGGTTTGGCCGCCATGTCCGGTTTTGCCCTGTTCTATAGCGAGTGGCTGTCCTCTGTCCACTTTTAA
- a CDS encoding peptidoglycan D,D-transpeptidase FtsI family protein codes for MILRLMWVQLIQGPQLSIQAQSQRTAIITDPAHRGKIIDRNGQVMAYTMEARSLSVNPTRLEEYIAERHRLYPDDVPEPQQRIKDIAKTLPKMIHDEGDDIKEEDLLKKLTSDNTYEVLVRNVDPDVAQKVAEEFPEITSERQDLRQYPNGAVGANVIGKISTDNQGQFGLELSQDSRLQGINGSRTVDVAGDGYLIPGSTRDQQPAVDGDQYQLTLDMNVQTYVQQQLQTAREKSGAKSASAVVMDVKTGEIIAMGSSDSVDPNGDIKKQLDKGKVFGDRTTADSFEPGSVAKIMTAAASLEEGKTTPDEVLQVPGSIDMAGVTVKDAWEHGTTGFTTTGVFGKSSNVGTLMLADRVGEDKMYDYFRKFGIGQAVDLGLPYETSGYMPELSQWSGGTFANLPIGQGMSMNLVQMTSIYQAMANGGVRVEPTLIEKINSADGSDVPVDESKKTRVVSEKTAKTVVDMFRAITQSDPAGVQQGSGAPAQIEGYQVSGKTGTAQQIDPETGAYSMSKYWINFAGIAPADDPRFVIGISLDNPQRGTDGGAGGSAAPLFHVLGTWLLNYYNVPLSADPGPQLLLETP; via the coding sequence ATGATCCTGCGCCTCATGTGGGTGCAGCTGATCCAGGGGCCTCAACTGTCGATCCAGGCGCAATCCCAGCGCACTGCCATCATCACTGACCCTGCGCACCGCGGGAAGATCATCGACCGCAATGGTCAGGTCATGGCCTACACGATGGAGGCGCGCTCCCTGTCGGTGAACCCCACGCGGCTGGAGGAGTACATCGCGGAACGCCACCGGCTGTACCCGGATGACGTTCCAGAGCCGCAGCAGCGCATCAAAGATATCGCCAAGACTCTGCCGAAGATGATTCACGACGAAGGTGACGACATCAAGGAAGAGGACTTGCTGAAGAAGCTGACCTCCGACAACACCTACGAGGTTCTGGTGCGTAACGTCGATCCGGATGTGGCTCAAAAGGTCGCGGAAGAGTTCCCGGAGATTACCTCCGAGCGTCAGGATTTGCGCCAGTACCCCAATGGTGCGGTGGGGGCGAACGTGATTGGCAAGATTTCTACGGATAATCAGGGCCAATTTGGTTTGGAATTGTCGCAGGATTCCCGACTGCAGGGTATTAACGGCTCCCGCACCGTGGATGTTGCCGGTGATGGATACTTGATTCCTGGATCCACCCGCGATCAGCAGCCCGCCGTGGATGGGGACCAGTACCAACTGACGTTGGACATGAACGTCCAGACCTATGTGCAGCAGCAGCTGCAAACCGCGCGGGAGAAGTCGGGCGCCAAGTCCGCCTCCGCAGTGGTGATGGATGTGAAGACCGGCGAGATTATCGCCATGGGGTCCTCGGACTCCGTCGACCCGAACGGTGACATCAAAAAGCAGCTGGACAAGGGCAAGGTCTTTGGCGACCGCACCACCGCGGATTCTTTCGAGCCGGGCTCGGTGGCGAAGATCATGACAGCCGCCGCCTCCTTGGAAGAGGGCAAGACCACCCCGGATGAGGTGCTGCAGGTTCCGGGCTCCATCGACATGGCCGGCGTGACGGTCAAAGACGCGTGGGAGCACGGCACCACCGGCTTCACCACCACGGGTGTGTTCGGTAAGTCCTCCAATGTGGGTACGTTGATGCTGGCCGATCGCGTGGGTGAGGACAAGATGTACGACTACTTCCGGAAATTCGGCATCGGACAGGCCGTGGATCTGGGTCTTCCTTATGAGACCTCAGGCTATATGCCGGAGCTGTCCCAATGGTCCGGCGGAACCTTCGCCAACCTGCCGATCGGCCAGGGCATGTCCATGAACCTGGTGCAGATGACCTCCATTTACCAGGCCATGGCCAATGGTGGTGTGCGCGTGGAGCCGACCCTGATTGAGAAGATCAATTCCGCGGACGGTTCGGACGTGCCGGTGGATGAGTCGAAGAAGACCCGGGTGGTGTCCGAAAAGACGGCCAAGACCGTGGTGGATATGTTCCGCGCCATCACCCAGTCCGACCCGGCGGGCGTACAACAGGGTAGCGGTGCTCCCGCTCAGATTGAGGGCTACCAAGTTTCCGGAAAGACCGGTACGGCGCAGCAAATTGATCCTGAGACGGGCGCGTATTCGATGTCTAAGTATTGGATCAATTTCGCAGGTATTGCCCCGGCCGATGATCCGCGATTCGTGATCGGTATTTCCCTGGATAATCCGCAGCGAGGAACCGATGGCGGCGCCGGCGGATCCGCGGCCCCGCTGTTCCATGTGCTGGGAACGTGGCTGCTGAACTACTACAACGTGCCACTGTCTGCAGATCCTGGCCCGCAGCTGTTGCTGGAGACACCATAG
- a CDS encoding DUF3040 domain-containing protein, producing MALSEQEQRMLAEIEKALIAEDPRLARQATKAHNESSFNFSIQSIALMMLGLLGLIGGIALAQNSLWFVSISILGFLIMFAGGLLAFGRSSTSSKKKASAPQAKLNLSASGKKGGFGDKMEDSFRRRFDK from the coding sequence ATGGCTCTTTCTGAGCAAGAACAGCGCATGCTCGCGGAGATCGAGAAAGCGCTCATTGCTGAAGATCCACGGCTTGCTCGACAGGCAACCAAAGCTCACAACGAGTCCAGCTTTAACTTCAGTATTCAATCCATCGCCCTCATGATGCTGGGGCTGCTCGGCCTGATCGGCGGCATTGCCTTGGCGCAGAACTCCCTCTGGTTCGTCTCTATTAGCATTCTTGGCTTCCTGATCATGTTCGCAGGAGGACTGCTGGCATTCGGACGCTCATCGACCTCTTCCAAGAAAAAGGCCTCCGCACCACAAGCAAAGTTGAACCTCTCTGCCTCGGGCAAGAAAGGTGGCTTCGGAGACAAGATGGAAGATAGCTTCCGCCGCCGCTTCGACAAGTAA